A part of Rhinoderma darwinii isolate aRhiDar2 chromosome 1, aRhiDar2.hap1, whole genome shotgun sequence genomic DNA contains:
- the LOC142653848 gene encoding hydroxycarboxylic acid receptor 2-like encodes MSYQGLQNSQNRSNSSCCLFEEPFLFYLLPPVLIVIIVLGSVFNCIALWAFCFYIKSWKVSTVYLFNLSMADFLLIICLPFRTDYYLKQKTWIYGDVPCRVMLFMLAMNRAGSIFFLTLVGLDRYFKVVHPYNKINSLSTKSASIISCAVWLTTISMTIFILTENHSGGNISNNTNCDSFIVCPAASCWHDLFFILQFFLPLCIVCFCSYSIIWRLRQRNLDRVSKIKKAVKCIISVGIVFLVCFLPSVSTRIGILRLLASPQRNDCSIYRTTDTAFYITVCLTYMNSVCNPLVYFFSSPSFSIFYLKIMRCSNQSESESDAVPTNTNNLTFRNQQQSHME; translated from the coding sequence ATGTCATATCAAGGACTTCAAAACAGCCAGAATAGGAGCAACTCCAGCTGTTGTTTGTTTGAGGAACCTTTTCTCTTCTACCTTCTTCCTCCTGTCCTAATTGTTATCATTGTGTTGGGATCCGTTTTCAATTGCATTGCACTATGGGcattttgcttttacatcaagtCATGGAAGGTGAGCACGGTTTATCTTTTCAACTTGTCTATGGCCGACTTTCTGCTTATTATCTGCCTGCCCTTCAGAACAGACTACTACCTGAAACAGAAGACCTGGATTTATGGAGATGTCCCATGCAGAGTAATGCTTTTCATGCTTGCAATGAACAGGGCAGGAAGCATCTTCTTTCTCACTCTGGTTGGGCTGGATCGGTACTTTAAAGTTGTTCACCCATATAATAAAATCAACTCCTTATCCACAAAGTCTGCCTCCATTATTTCATGTGCTGTGTGGCTTACAACAATTTCAATGACTATTTTCATTCTCACTGAAAACCATTCTGGAGGAAACATATCAAACAATACAAACTGTGACAGTTTTATAGTGTGTCCCGCCGCCTCATGCTGGCATGACTTATTCTTCATTCTTCAGTTTTTTCTCCCTCTGTGCATAGTCTGTTTTTGTTCTTACAGTATCATATGGAGACTTAGACAGAGGAACCTGGACAGGGTTTCCAAGATTAAGAAAGCAGTCAAATGCATCATATCTGTTGGAATTGTGTTTCTTGTATGTTTTTTACCAAGTGTGTCCACCAGGATTGGAATCCTAAGGCTCTTGGCATCGCCACAAAGGAATGACTGCAGTATATATAGAACTACAGACACAGCATTTTATATTACAGTTTGCTTGACGTATATGAACAGCGTGTGCAACCCTTTGGTTTACTTCTTCTCCAGCCCCTCATTTAGCATATTTTACCTAAAAATCATGAGGTGTTCAAACCAATCTGAGTCTGAATCTGATGCAGTTCCAACCAATACCAACAATCTGACATTTAGGAATCAGCAACAGTCGCACATGGAATGA